The window CCCGGGCATTTATGCGCCGATTTGACTTCTTGGCTACATCTACCCTTGGCTCGAGTAACTCTCACGTCCCTCGATgatttttgtgtaataaaaaggTATCAACTCAGCCGCTCAGCCGATAGACATTTTAAGTAGATCAGCGCCCGATTTCAGTTCCTCTTGTTTAACTGTTAGCGGCCGTTCACTCCAAGCTGAATTCATGGTGATACAAATAGCGCTGTCAAATTATGCACTCTGTATGTACCCGAATGGCTGGCATCTTGAcagaaaagttactgaatacgGGAGCAGTGCGAACTCAAGGTCACCGAATCGGCGAGACTGCGCGCTTGCATATACAAAGCTCAGTCAATCGATAGTTTAGGAGACCtgaaactttaaaattagtCTCACTATTGCGTACCTTTTTATCGTACCttcagtaaaattattattcttagttTGTATCTATAATAAACAGCCGACTAATCTATCAGCCGGTCGTAAATATGTTTGCGGGAGCTCTAAGACATAgcctatttttttgtttacagtaTCGTTGAGTTTTACAGCTGTTTACATTGATTGTTCCTAAGACAAGCAGTAGGCTCGATGcagacaaatttaaaaaaatagcggATTTCACTTAAAACGATTATCATCAAACGTTCGCGTTCAACATAAATAGGCGTCGATCAATTAGTGACGCCAGGTCCAGTGTGAGTTTTAATTTAGATGAAATACCGAATCTAAAGTGAAGACTGATTTATTTAGGGTtctgtatttaattttactgtttattgtttaatttaaaaatgtaattttgatgaataaaattacatacacataagtaaaaaaaaagtcaaaaatatcattatccaagtaggcccatagatggcacttgcGTATGCGATTGCTATGCGTACATTATATGAGAAATGTGTACGGTAGTGAGACTACGCTTAAAAAGCTTACGCTCTTCTGCAGACCAGGTTACTGAAATTCATTAACACATATTTTACTCTACTCTCTCGACTCTAGTGATTACTTATCAGGGTAATAAAACTCGCTATCACCCTTTTACTTTTTGTACATCAGAGAGGGGACCTGGCACTTCATTAATGTGACCGGTTTGTTATTTGAAGAGCGATAATAACTTGGTACAGTATATTGCAATCAACAAGGCACCGCTTGTACGCTAAACGCATTAAAGACGTGAGAacttagtttttataatattaaaggaaaaaaaatcctgagattgctttttaaaaaaatggtcaaaaagttaattataaaattaaatttaaaaagcagcTTTAGCTGCTAATAAGTGCACACAGTAGTACGTAAAACGAAcggaaattatttaattatatgcaTCTAAAATGTATTAAGAAAGTTATATCTAGAAGACAACATCTTAAGtttggtaaaaataaatttgaaaaacacCAATCAAATCATTTGTGGTTAGTAATGCAAAGTGAAATGATGTTATCATTCCTATCAACTTTGTTATAAACAATAttgtgacaaataaaaaaaggttttgtgATTAAATTCTTTACGAATCGTATAAATATATTCTTTCGTCCTTAAACAATAACGCAAATCAAACGTcgtcaaagttaaataacttccaatattaatttaaaaacgatAAATGAAATACGTTACGTCATACACTCTTTTGAATTCAAATCAACACGTAAACACTGTTCTACGatagctttttaaaatataaaactaaattaattcaCGCCATCTTCAGTTGTTCtactgaatatatttttatagacaagAATATAGGTAGTCatgaataaacattatttagaaatttCTTCCGAGTTTCTGAGTGTAGgctaatattatgataaattaaacaattactTTAAGACtacttatttcattatttattattcgcttaagtttttaattaggatacgtaatatattaattaacatatGAAGATCAAAGCTGCGGTTATACCTATCATGCAGCTTTCGATTCTACctcttgttaaaaaaaaaaacaaacaatttcaaTTGGAAGAGGTAACCTGTGCTGtgaaaatttgattttgttttctcgTTTAATAACACACCGTAATAACTCCTCGTCTACGTCGAGCCTATCttagagaaaaataaaacaagaaccGATTTATCACGTCTTCCCACGCAAACTCCGCAATAAGCTAACacaagacaaaaataaaaaaaagttgcataGGTACACTAACTGAACAGCCTGTAGTAGTGTAAAACTCAACGATTTCGTGTGTATAACTTAGTTATATTCACATTTATCTACATTACATGGAACTTTATCTGGTGTTCCCACTGTTGGACCCTTAACtcgaaacgaaaacgaaaaaaaataaagcaatacttGTATAGAGGAAATTAGTGATTCGCCGTTCATTTTTTAAGCCCTACCAGAAGTCGTATAGAATTAATCATTAATGGCATTTTAATTTAGATGATTTGCCGACGTTTAAttgtacttaataatatttagaatgTTTCAGTTTAATGTTTTACTTCTATAGGTACGTATGTTAATGAGAATAAACAATTAATTGCGTGTACGTGATGGTAAACCAAGACATGGGTAATTAACTTATTCCAATGTCATACATTAATacattaacaatataataaattacttgtttttatcatcaacatcaccaaaacataaatgtgaaagtttgttaaaaaaactttttttagttgATTTCTGGATATGATGACATAAGCACGTATAAACATCTAAATGAAAATTTGCTAATAGATATTCCAAGATTGAAACATAGGattttattccgggaaaacaAAATCTCACGCGGACAAATCACGGTCAGTGGATAAAAACTATATCCTAACATTTATCTATATAAGacgataatataaaaatattaacgtaACTATAAGATATTGgttattcttttaaatttaaagcaaattttgaaatttatttttatatctcaaATTGGCGATTCAGATAAATTACACTACATAGACAACTTACATTTTCAtctcaattaaatattataaaaaaagaacttgTCTAAACAACATAAAAACAATTCCACGGTAGAATGCTTGCTTTTCTAACGCataactaaataaactaaactgacAAGACTGATACCtattacctataaatattatcaaagttAAAGCCGTGTCGTCGGTATCAACGATGTGAATGAACTGCGCGCGTTGAGCAAACACTGATAACAAAATATCATTAATCTTCATTCTTCAAATGAAGTGCgccttttttaaatagaaatataaaatacttaacaatGTATATGAGTTCACTgaatttaatttactattaGGAAGAAAAAATCATCACGTTTTTTTAATGAGACGAAATTTCgaaataatcttatatcttaattttatatgcatGATTCTTAACGCCTTTTAATAACAACGAGgcttatattcaaataaaatgtttataacttCCGAGTAAGTACTGAatgcattgaatattttggaATAGTTAATTCTTAAAACTTTAACGGTGATAAGGTTGATGATAatgtttaaacaataataaaacacatttttgctagcgattaaataaaaaagataccaACGATGATTAATgaattatcaataaaatatcgatataagGCGGTGATTGTGtcacaaataattaattgattacCGCATTACTGAAATTTCATTGTCAGTGATTGACTTTCggaataattaatgaataataacgAAGTACATTCCAGATACCTTTccctacataataataaatgagaGTACTGTGATGTGATCATACAGAAGAAGCTTTTCAGATATGgttaaatgataattaatagGAATAACGAATTTCAGACGCTACGATAATACTGCTTCTAACTATATATTATCGCTACGATAATACTGCTTctaactatatttatatcagACTAATGAAATCTGTGAAAGTAGGTAACTTGGGTacgtaataaaacatttaatttttttatctctcGATGTTAACTATTTAATTGCTGCTATTCAAGGCCACTAGTTTCAGACCACCGGGTCGGCTGAGCTAAACGGTTAAGGTAAAAGTGAGCCACGAGAGGGAATAAAAAAGTCATTAATGGCATGAACCGGTGCGCACGAGGCGCCACCCGGAACGGCGCGCAGTGAAAACCACGGGAAACCGCAATAGCGAGCACGCATCCGCACAACCGTGTCAGTAGTGTGAAACTATAATTGCGCATGGTTAAGGCAACTGCAAAACGTTCGCAAAATGccctactactactataaataATCCCTTttgttgaaaagaaaaaaaacccaaCACCTAACATCATGTCACCCAGTATTGAACGACACAATTTGACAAAACGGCGaatcataatttataaatgCTCCAGACAAAGTTCCATCAAGTTCTCCTAAgctattgttaaaaataaattaattatacaatCTACAGGAAACCGATTCGGAGATCTCGATAATATCGGGTAGCGTTGAGATACTCCGCGTTTGCCTCGCTGTGGTGATTTGAGTCCAGCTCAAATGGCGAGCGTGAAGCCCCTCTGAACTGATAAATCATACGCATCCAAATATTCTGACAATTAAACTGGTCAACGAAGACAATTAGGCAGAAACTAAGGCTAAATCACAAATGTTGCGCGAGTTCTCGCCAGCCCCGAGTGCCTTCACGCACCCCGAACCCAgatttacactttttttaacATTGTTTTCACTTGAAACTTTTTCACTGCTCACTGCACTTTTTGATTTAAGCTCATAGTTCGCACTTCTATCGTTTACAGCACTTTCACTTTTATCCTCGAAAAAAGAGCGACGTTCGGAGGTCGAGGCCGGGGGCGAGGTcgaaaataacttaatttcCAAGTCACGGTGTCCGTTAATTGAAGTAACAATCTCAGATGATATCTCCAAAGCCAGGGGCGATCTCGGCTCTGGAGAAGTTGTTCTTCTCGGTGGTGGGAATAACGAATACAGATTTGGCGCAGAAAATGCCTCATTATTATTCGTCTTTCTTTCCGGAATCCTCGCTGAAGGGTCACTCCAACTGCGACGTAATATTGTATCCGTTCCACGCCTACCCATGGGCCCCACAACTTTCATGGAATCCTCTAACTTCGTGGGTGCGAAATCAACACTTGAATTTTCATCCAATAAATGCGCAATTGAATTTACATCCCAAATTTGCCCGACGGGATCGCAGTATCGACACTGACAGGTACTGACAGCAGATTCTGAAGGGGAAACCGCCTCCGCCAATCCAAAACGAGTAGCCTCAAAAGCCTCGCCCAACGCAGCCACTCTATATGCCTCCGGAGCTGGATCGGGGTAATCCaacacttttaaatttaaaggatACTGTAACGCCATATCTCGGGAATAAGATTTCTCGTAAATGCCGTGCAATGACGACCCCATATTTGTACAGTGGTCAACATCGCTAAGATCTAACGCAGCTGATGTTAAATCGTGTGGCACTAAGTTATTAGGTTTTCTATCCTTTTTACGTCGCTTTCGTGGTTTTATAATTCTTGGCAACATAGTTTCAGAATTTGTGGAGCCGGAACTTTCATCACTAGCAACACTGACTGCATCCGTATTGTTGTTGCGTCCGCTTCGAGAAGGGCGTGTTTGCTGCTGTTGAAGTTGATGTTGATTTCTATGCCTCGTATTTTCAGGGTCACATCTGTCTCTTGCATTATTCTCTGATGGAACAGCGGATCGATGATTACGTTGCTCGGGAACAGTAGTATATTTCCTTCGATCGTGCCGGTTCTGTATGATGAGTGGAGCTCCCTGGGCGTGCATGGCAAGCTTGGATACAGTGTTCTCGCGCGGTGGTGGCGTG of the Pararge aegeria chromosome 10, ilParAegt1.1, whole genome shotgun sequence genome contains:
- the LOC120626762 gene encoding uncharacterized protein LOC120626762; translation: MSPGERAALGRRDAPRPHYAAAAPGFPPPYYPPYGVPPHPNAWLGAPLISMTGRTPPPRENTVSKLAMHAQGAPLIIQNRHDRRKYTTVPEQRNHRSAVPSENNARDRCDPENTRHRNQHQLQQQQTRPSRSGRNNNTDAVSVASDESSGSTNSETMLPRIIKPRKRRKKDRKPNNLVPHDLTSAALDLSDVDHCTNMGSSLHGIYEKSYSRDMALQYPLNLKVLDYPDPAPEAYRVAALGEAFEATRFGLAEAVSPSESAVSTCQCRYCDPVGQIWDVNSIAHLLDENSSVDFAPTKLEDSMKVVGPMGRRGTDTILRRSWSDPSARIPERKTNNNEAFSAPNLYSLFPPPRRTTSPEPRSPLALEISSEIVTSINGHRDLEIKLFSTSPPASTSERRSFFEDKSESAVNDRSANYELKSKSAVSSEKVSSENNVKKSVNLGSGCVKALGAGENSRNICDLALVSA